DNA from Tripterygium wilfordii isolate XIE 37 chromosome 15, ASM1340144v1, whole genome shotgun sequence:
ATTATGTTAGGGGCTTTTTTGTTACATTGTTGATAAGTTCTAATAGTTTTACTTGTTATTTCCAAATGTCAATTTGTTAACCTGTctggattttctttttaaaaaattataaaaaatatccACCTATGTAAAAGTTGGTTAAAAAACGGTTAGTTTGACTTTTTTTGTGACAGGTCAGTAGTTTGACTAACTGGATTTACAAAAAATCTGTTCGTGAAACACATGTAAAATGAGTGGGCAAAGTGAAACAAATGGAACACGAGGGATTGAGTTGTAACAGGGGTTATATATCAGTGGCCAAAAGTATACTTTCCTCAtaaacccaacaagtttatttagtccattgatttaatttccactcttttatcccataatttattgttttaatatagatttcattgttttttaaagaaatgtttagaattcattgttttaattctgaattcattttttttttgaaaaaaataatgaaattaagaaattccattaaaaaaaacaatagaattaaaaTTTACTCGATAAAACTCATCCATAaaaaatcttgttagaaagagttttatgcgttgattctaaatatgtaatttttttaaaagtttaacatgtattttgaatattaaaacgttttaaaatttcgtttaagagacttgggctCTCATAACTGTCACTATATGAATTACCTAGCATTATTGGACATTAATACAAATTATGACTCCTATCATTATTCTACCATTACTAGCCAACTTGTCATTTTCCCTTTTTGGTAGGAGAAAAGGCATGTGACACGTGGATTTTCTGCAACAGAAAAATGGTGACGTGGCCATCTTCTTTAAGACGAAACAAAACGTGAAAGTGCAAGTTGCAGAGATTGAGATTTGACTGCCGAAGTCCCAATCAAAAAAATCCCATCCGCCTTTCCTCTTCTTCAATTCCCTCGCCGCAAAGACTCTTGGCAACTTTCCCCTGTCCACGTGGAATCTGTTTGCAATGCAACGTCAGCATGTCATACCCATTTCAACACGTGTCCATATGTACAGTAAGATTTTGAGTATGAGTGATTCACATGAATTATGTTGCCAAATGTTTAAAAAACTGCTTTTAATTAATACATAGAGACATAAACATGCAACTCCTTCATTGATGTTCAACAACACTTGTTACCATAAGCCCCTTACTTATCCAACAATGCCAACATTTGTACATGAGAAAGCTCTTGACTACATTTTCAACAACTTCTTACATTTGTCAAATTTGGCTGGAAAATATTACAAATGTTACTTTCGCTTGAATTGGTTCCTGAACCACCTAGCCTAACATATCATTCGAACACTTGAATAGATGTAAATCTTGAATTGTTAGAATAACTTTTGATTCACATAGATAACCAACTATTCTATTGTGAGataattattttgttgttttggtaACAAGTAACACTTGTAAAGAAGATAAAACCATTGAATTCCCAATGGTTTAAAATGTAATTTTGCACTTGGTATCTGAAACAATTTGACCAAATTACTCTCTGCTTTTGAGTCTtagagtgtatttggattgagggatttggaggagaAGGAAGGGAAGTGAAATAGAGATTTCTTCTAATTCTCTTGTtttgatagtttataaaaaaattatgaaagagATTTGAaagaaagatttcattaaatttttatcaaaattcttaCTCCCccaaaatagagtcatttgAAGGAAATGGattattaattaagttatttataagttaaatacttattttatttttatatataaaaacaaagataaattagtaaattaaataaaatttattttcttccttttttatcCATCCAAACATGGAAGAAGGGAAAAATAtccccttcccctcccctcccttatCTCCCCCTcttctcccttctcttcccttcccttctcccaaatccttcaatccaaattcACTCTTAAAGAAATAGTTCAGTAGGCGGAGAACCGGAGACGAAGAGGAAGTGCTGCAACTTGCGAGAatgacagggaaaaaaaaaaaaaaaaaaacgcacgcactgggggagagagagagggagagagtgagTGTGGTGTAACCATACGTGACATGTTGAACCAGAACACTCTCATCCTGTCTGTCTCGAACCACGTGGCCTTGTTGAGGTGTGTTGTCATCAATAAACAGGCAATGCCACAGCTCTTCTGTTGCACTAAAAAGCCTTCTCATTTCCccttcaaatctctcaaccacATTGGCTTCCTTCAAGGGTTTCTTGCAGTTGTTGCTGCTGGGATCAATCACAAAGCTCTGTAAGAGTTCTCTCCGTCTTCTATCTCTTTTTCTTGTGTTTACTCTTTCACATGCTCATTTTCACAAACATTTTATATGCATTTCTTTAGTTTGTCTGAAttttgtatgtatgtgtgtatgtatcagTAAATCTTTAATCAAATGTCAGTCTTGCACTCTTGCTAGATTGTAACATGATTGAATGTGTTATGCTGATTTTGGGTTCTTGAACACAGAAGCACATAAAAAGATAACAACTTTGATGGGGGAAGTGAACCAAGACATCAAGCCTGTTACCTCAGAAACCGCTGATGAGTATTCAAAGAACCTTTTGAATAGCTTTTCAGTGAAACCTGAAAAAACCCAACTCTCAATGAACCAAGAAAGCCTCAAACATTCAAACCTCAATCTTGGACTTTCTTTGGGTGGGATTTATGATGAGGACTTGGAAGAAAAGCCTCTTGCCCGATCATCCTCAGTCGCtggattgataaaaaaagaatCCGTTGAACTGAGTGTCGTGCCCTCCTTGGAGAGGTCACGATCAATGCCAGTAATGGGAGAGCAGCAGGACCATGGAAAGGCAATAAACGTAGTAGAGGGAATGGAGATCGATGCCAAGAATGGGTTGGAGAAGCAGAGGAGCCCCAGCAACAATGTTGGGAAAAAAAGAGCTCTCAAGCAAACTGTGGAGGTGGTGATGCCGTCATCACCATCAAAAACCGCGGCATGGGCAGTAACCTCTGCCGTGAAGAATCCTGCATTACATCGCGCTTTGGCTATAATCAAGGCAGGAGAAGCATGCATGGCCCAAAAAAGGCTAACCCCGGGTATGGTCTTCTCTGAATTGGATTTATATCGATGATTTTAGTTGATTTCTTATTATAGTTCTTATCATGTTGCAGTATATTTACTTGCATTTACATTTGAGCtgttttctattaaaaaaattgaactttttGATCATAAATGGTTGTTCCTGGAGTGTTCAAATAAGGGAATAGATAAATGATGCATGTAAATGAAGTTAGAGAACAGTACTTCTAGGATCATTGTTTTGAAAttaatgctaaggtagaagtcttttttggtagaaACATAGTGAGAAATATATTATGTGAGATATATTTTACGAATTTTCAGTAAAATTTTAGGTTTGTGATTTTCTTGTTAACGAAATATGATAAGATGTAGTAGGAGATTTGTAAATGGGTAATGGTCCTCTTACGTGACTTTTGCATGGAAAGGTACTCTAAGAATCGGTTCTTTTGTCGTGAACTAAGTGTACAATAATGAGGAAATCAAATCTCAATTTCATTCGCATACCGACAATGAAGCGAGATTATGAATCCGACCACGTATCGACAAATTGAATTTAGAAAACTAAGAATAAGGATCCAACCGTGTACCGACAAAAGAAGGTATATAATTAGTTTTGCTTACGCAGAATATGGAACCGTCAACGTGTTGGCTGAAATAAACGAAATCTTTTTATCCAGTCTTAAATTGTAATTCTAAACGTTTCGCCAATAACGTGCATTATAAGCTTTGAGCTTAAAGCCTTAAACCTAATAATAAATTTACTATgcacgaatttttttttgtcgtaTTTTTGGCAAAATTGAACTGAACACTGCTTTAAGAATGTATGCATCTGTGTTGTGCATAAAGAATTAGTTCTGCATATTATCTTCGATGATTTCATTATTTACAGTTACTTCCTTCAATAGTTAAAGTTGAAAACCCTACCAACTATAATATTGATTTATAAGGAGAAATGTTTTTTGAACTTTGTGGAGCTTGCCTTATGCCAAaactttcatgttttttttagtCTTGCTTCTCCTCTTGGTTCTAGAAgtagcatgctcacacacactctctctctttcttatgCTTCAATATATGAAGTACTTTCTATTTACGTGACATTAGACATTATCTGTCACCCGAGACTTGAGAACTGAGTAAACGATCAGTAGTACCAAATTTAGCATCATACGCAACGTGCTTGAATTGTGGTATTTTGGCATTTTGAGGGCCAAAATACCTCAATTTCGGACTGTATTATACTTTTCCTTTATGCTTATCTGTTTTCCGTATTAATCAGGACTATTGAGTGATAAATATGTGCTTCCAAGTAGATATTAGGTtctttaatttaaagatttctGCTAAATGATCGAGTGAGTTTTCGTTTTTGTCTTCCAAAATTTGTTCATTTAGATGTTGTATTAAGCTTTCTGATGTGTTTTTACACGCCTTGTGAAAATCGCCCCATGTTAGTTGTTCTATTGTGGCAACAGGTAAGTGCCATTAAAGTTAATACTTTTGATAGAGACTGTTGTGGTTGCGAAGACTTCATATCTTTTGTGGCTTGAGAAAATTTAGCAACTATTCCATGTGATTTTTCTAGAATATTAGACTGAGTTTTCCTTAAGAGGAAAACTTTCTATATGAGAAAATCATAATTTTTCGTCAAGCTTCTTCTTTTCCATGTAAAAATCTAGGCAGAGATCTGCTACCATACATGCACGAATGCATTTCTAAGCTTtccttattctttcttttctttacaAATTTGTAAGATATTTAATAATAGCCTAATCTAGCTCTCATTTAAAATGATGAACAATTGGCTTGTAATTTAGAACCCacttacctttttttttgttagaagaACTCACTTGCTTAATGTTGAAGAGGGTTGTTTTCAATGTAATGCTTGAAAACAATTTGCAGCTCATTTCAGGTAGTCAGAAGAGGGAGCTGTTGCAAACCGTGTCCGCTATTGAAGCATTTGTGCATTGTTGGCTTGCCTTGACTTGTAtcccttatgttttgatttcaaTTTGGTTCTTTCACCCTTTTACTTAGAGCTATTAAAGGTTGATTACTTGGAACTCCATACAGGGCTGGAAGCTCGACGTGCAGCAGAGAATACTAGGAAGTCTCCAGAAATTCCTGCTGTTAAAGGTATCGGCAGTTCTAAGACATCCTCTGCTGCTAAGGAAGGTAGCAATTCCCAGGAATTGCCTAAGCAAGAGGACGTGAAACCAAAAGTCACTTCCGATGATGGAAAATTTGTCAAGCCTGCTGACCGTAAGCCCGAAAATGGATCAGAAAGGGCGAGACTTTCTAATGGCATTGCTGAAGATGAAGCGATGGAAATGATGAGAAAGATGCCTACTGTGACCACTACTGGAGATGGCCCTAATGGAAGGAGAATTGAAGGGTTTCTCTACAATTACTTGAAAGGTGAAGTCACTATAGTGTGTATCTGCCATGGCCGCTTCCTCTCGCCAGAGGAATTCATCAGGCATGCTGGGGGCGTGGACGTCTCGAACCCAACTAGGCGCATCAAAATATGCCCTTCCAATTTTTAGGGCAAAAACTAAGACAATGGTGGTGGCTTTAGTCACCCCCTCTCAAGTGGTaaagtttttcctttttctgttgTTGGGCAGAAAGAAACTCAAGCGAAGCTACTTAgttctttcctttgtttaattttCGTTTGGAAAACTCTTGAAAGTACTACTATCTTTGTTTGGTTGCAAGGAAACTCTTGAAAGTACTATCTTTGTTTAATCCCTCCAAGTTTGCTTTCTATTGtgcagatcaaaattcaaagataGTGATTATAGTAATCTACAAACCAATTTAAAGTTCATATTTTTTGGTTCTACATTGCCATCTGGTACTGTGGAATCATCAACTAAACTGACACCAacttttgtctttattttttttacataagcATATTTGTATATAACTGTGCATATATAGTTTTTGTTATATTAAAAATGACATACATTTTGCTATATATTTATACAGTTTAGGTAATCTTTAGATGTTCGAGTGAAAGGGGAGAAAGTCTCTTTAGTACTCTTCTTCAATGTGAGATCTTCCGAATGTGGTTGCTAAATTTATGAGCCAGAAAGCGTTATTGTTgtttatgaaaagaaaaattcaagAATGATAAGCTGAGAAGCACTGataaatgcatcaaaatagaatgtCTCTAAGGATAAGAGAGAATAATTAATCAAAACTGAGGATAAGAACTTACACAACGACTGCCACAGTTATAAGACTAGCATGTATGTATGGATGATCTTAGCATTTCAAGAAAGGATGGTTTTTCATATGGAGAGCTTGTTGTTATGCAGAAGCTCTCAAGAACAGAGTCGGCAACAAGTTAAGAAAAGCAAGATACCTATTTACGCTGAGAGGCATTGCCGGTCGGTTTTGGCCCCGGAGTTTTGTTAGTGTTTGGGGTTTGTGGTTGTGACTGTTGATTTGGCTCTGAGGATACTTTAGGGGACTGTTGACTGTGCCTGAGAGTGAGACTGCTGTTTTCTTTCGCTTTTCATTTCCGGCTTTCAATGAATCACTTTTACTTGCATGCCCTttctttgtaataaaaaaaagagagagtaattGTATTATTAGGCTGGTGGGTCGGCCTGGGCCAAAAAAAGTGACTGGACTACAATTCTGGCCCAGTAAGTCCAGGGACTCCCTTCGTCACGATCAAATCCATCTGCTGTGCGGACCCGGAATACAGGTACGCCATACCAAACGCCCTAGTACCGGGTTCCCAGCCCCGCCACGATTGAGCGCAAGGCCATTGTCCCCACTTCCGACCCCGAGCACGTCTACGACATCAAATATTTCTCTCGGGACCAGCGTCGCAATTGTCCTCCAATCAAACTCACCGTTTTGGAGAAGGCTGATGTGGAGAAGATGATGAAGGAGACGACTTTCGATGTCACCAATTTCCCCTGTTTATTTGACCGCCAAGGTCGAGGCGGACTACAATGCCATCGGTGGCGGCTACCAGAGGTGGAATCCTTCGtgaggtattttttttttatttgtcctTTTGGTTTCGGTGTGGGTTTGATCAGGGAATCGGGTAGGTATATGTTGATTGGTTGGGATGATTGAATATTAGGTGACTAGTTCGTTTTGATTCTAGTATTGCGTTTTGGTGGAAAAGTTTTGTGTTTGCACTATTTCACAATTTAATGGAAGTTTTTGGGTCGTGTCCTTTGTTAGTGGATTTCTTGGACATAACTGCTTACTTTCCTAATTTTGAGGGTTAAATTTGAGGATTTCGCTGTTTCAATATGTGCATTTTTGTGGTTAATCACTTATCAGGGATTCGAGCTACAGTATGCTTATTTTGGGGGTTCAGGAAgggatatttttgaattttttttgttgctgctgctggaCTATGGGCATTAAATTGAATAGTTGTAGGATTGGAAATGGTCGTAATTGAGAATAGAATTTTCTTTTGAGTTCCTGCATTTGTTATGTCAGTCTTTAGTTGGTTTATTGATAGTTGCTTTATTTCTTTAAAGCATACTCCTTTGACATGGGGTTTCATTGGGGCGTCATGCAGTTATCTTAACTAATGGGGAAACAATAAGTCTTGActaaataataaagaaactaAAATCAAAGACATAAGGCTGCAAATAAATATGGAGAATCTCTCCTTATTGAGCTGTTAATTGGCAGTAATTGCTATGCATGCATCATTCTTCTTCTCTGCCGCTAGTTTAAGAATCTATAGGAGATTATTCTACTTGGACGACCATGGATATTTGGTTTCATAATCTAAAGTTTTGGTTTTCTGCAGATTGTAATTTTAATGTTTGTAACTTCCTAGGACTAGAAGTGGTTAATCTTACCTCATCTTGATGGACTTAGGAGACATCCACTTGGTGCCCATCTCTAATAAATCTTTTTTTGGATCCAAAAAGGAAATGATACTGGCTCAAAATTACATCTTGCAAGCGCTGCCCAGGTTTAGTTTTGTAGGATTACATAGGCCTATGTGCTCTACATGTCATTGAGTGAGGTTATCACCACTCACCACTCTGTTTCTCAGTTTATGTCCTTTTGCTACACTCTAGGGTTGAAACATCACCACTGTGTTCATCAGTTTCACAccattttttttgcttcttctgCTATGCAATGCCATCGGTGGGATGGCCACTCTTAGTCTCTTTTCATAACCTTTGGTTTAATGATCACCCTTCTTCTGTTACTGGTTAACTTCCAGACCACATTTAGACTGTATCATTGCTCTTCACTTGTCGTAAGCCTTTTATATGGTGGCTCCATTTGCACGTATTTTTCCTCGAAAATTTAAGGAACAGAATTATGTAGCTCTATCTGTGTAACTTTTTGTCTATTTATTGTTAAATGCTTTAGGTTCTGCAGATGCTACTAATGAGTTCAATATTTTTTGAGCTTGTCAGGTTCATGGCTATTTAACGAGTCGAGATTCCCCGTCTGCTGTTAAATCTTTTTGCTGTGCTCATCATCTATTCAGCACTTGATCCAAAGTGTGTTGTCGTTGAaggatttttgttgtttttttgattaaaaatttTCTAATTATATTGGAACGTGTGATTAATATTAATCATCTCAATGTACTGACAAATCTTTTTAGTTAGAATGTCACCAAATATAGAGGATGGACCCTCAACCAATGGAGATCTTTTTGTATTACTTCACAAGTAACACAATTATTTTGATTCTAATGAATGGGGGATCACTCAAGTTTGCTAAAGTCATCAAAAGATGTAATTTTTTTGGATTAATTTGATTGATGGATCCTCATACCTAATTTTGGATGT
Protein-coding regions in this window:
- the LOC120017187 gene encoding ninja-family protein 1-like isoform X1; amino-acid sequence: MGEVNQDIKPVTSETADEYSKNLLNSFSVKPEKTQLSMNQESLKHSNLNLGLSLGGIYDEDLEEKPLARSSSVAGLIKKESVELSVVPSLERSRSMPVMGEQQDHGKAINVVEGMEIDAKNGLEKQRSPSNNVGKKRALKQTVEVVMPSSPSKTAAWAVTSAVKNPALHRALAIIKAGEACMAQKRLTPGSQKRELLQTVSAIEAFVHCWLALTWLEARRAAENTRKSPEIPAVKGIGSSKTSSAAKEGSNSQELPKQEDVKPKVTSDDGKFVKPADRKPENGSERARLSNGIAEDEAMEMMRKMPTVTTTGDGPNGRRIEGFLYNYLKGEVTIVCICHGRFLSPEEFIRHAGGVDVSNPTRRIKICPSNF
- the LOC120017187 gene encoding ninja-family protein Os03g0419100-like isoform X3; the encoded protein is MGEVNQDIKPVTSETADEYSKNLLNSFSVKPEKTQLSMNQESLKHSNLNLGLSLGGIYDEDLEEKPLARSSSVAGLIKKESVELSVVPSLERSRSMPVMGEQQDHGKAINVVEGMEIDAKNGLEKQRSPSNNVGKKRALKQTVEVVMPSSPSKTAAWAVTSAVKNPALHRALAIIKAGEACMAQKRLTPGLEARRAAENTRKSPEIPAVKGIGSSKTSSAAKEGSNSQELPKQEDVKPKVTSDDGKFVKPADRKPENGSERARLSNGIAEDEAMEMMRKMPTVTTTGDGPNGRRIEGFLYNYLKGEVTIVCICHGRFLSPEEFIRHAGGVDVSNPTRRIKICPSNF
- the LOC120017187 gene encoding ninja-family protein Os03g0419100-like isoform X2, which gives rise to MGEVNQDIKPVTSETADEYSKNLLNSFSVKPEKTQLSMNQESLKHSNLNLGLSLGGIYDEDLEEKPLARSSSVAGLIKKESVELSVVPSLERSRSMPVMGEQQDHGKAINVVEGMEIDAKNGLEKQRSPSNNVGKKRALKQTVEVVMPSSPSKTAAWAVTSAVKNPALHRALAIIKAGEACMAQKRLTPGSQKRELLQTVSAIEAFVHWLEARRAAENTRKSPEIPAVKGIGSSKTSSAAKEGSNSQELPKQEDVKPKVTSDDGKFVKPADRKPENGSERARLSNGIAEDEAMEMMRKMPTVTTTGDGPNGRRIEGFLYNYLKGEVTIVCICHGRFLSPEEFIRHAGGVDVSNPTRRIKICPSNF